CCGCTGGTGCCGCCCTGGCCCGCGCCGATAAACACGCAGGCAAGCAGCAGGCCGCCGACCGAGCCCGCAACGGTGAGCAGGAGAAAGCCGACGAACGAAACAGCCAGAAAGGCGAGGAGGACGGGCACGCGCCTTCCGAGGCGGTCGCTTACGACCCCGCCGCCCAGCATCAACACCGACGCCGAGAGGACGGTGATCGCCATGAGCACGCCGGAGGTGGCCTGCGGGCCGTATTCGAAGACGGAAAAGTCGTTCGCGGCCAGAAAGAGCACGAGCGTCGAGAAGAGCGCGCCGAGGTAGGCGAAGTACAGCCCGAAGTTGACGAGTCCGACCGTGAGCGCGGGGACCGTCGTTTCGATTTCCCAGGGCTTGATCGCCGTCTTGGCCCCGCTGACGTGGGTTTCGGGAATGGTCGCGGACGCGAGCACGCCCGCGACGAGGGCGAACGCCGCCGCGAGCGCGAAGGCTGTGGGAATCGAGAACAGTTCGCTCACGACCCCGCCCAGCACGAGGCCGGCGGGAAAGCCGAGCGTCATCCCGCCCCGAACGACGCCCATGTTGGTGCCCCGCGAGGCGCCGGTGCTCACGTCGGCGGCGATGGTGTAGGCCGTCGCGAACACGAGCGCGCTGCCGATCCCCCAGATCACGCGTGCGAGCAGGAACCACGCCTCGGGGGAGGCAGACAGCATCGCGGCGATATACCCGAGGGTGGCGACGGCTTCGACGAACAATCCCGTAATAAAGGGACGACGAGTGCCGATCCGGTCGACGAGCGCACCCGCGGGGGTGTTCGCGACGGTCCGCGTAAATCGGTTAGCACTCAGGATGATCCCGACGAGAAACGGCGAGATCCCCAGTATGCTCCCGAGGTTCGGGAGGATCGGAAAGACCACGCCGCCGCCGAAGCCGACGAAGAAGGTGCTGAGGATGACCGCGAGTACGATCGTGTGGTCGCGTCTCACGCCGTAGACGGCCTCCGACGCGAGCGAGGACGGGCGTCCATTGGGGCCTCTACCCCGCTTGCGCGTTTAGGGCTTGTCGCTGCGGCACGGCCTTCCGGGAGCCCTCGGAAGCTAAGTGGGTCCGCGCGCTCTCGTCGGTATGAAGGTCTACACCGGCCGCGGCGACGAGGGACAGACCGACCTCCGGACCATGGAACGGGTCTCGAAGACCAGCCCCCGGATCGATGCCTACGGCACGGTCGACGAGGCCAACGCGCTGGTGGGGACGGCGCGGCCGGCTGGCTACGACGACGTCGACGACCAGCTACGGGGGATCCAAAACCACCTTCACGTCCTGCAGGCGGACTTCGCGAACCCCGACCCCGACGAGGACGACCACCGCGTGCGCGAGGCACACGTCGAGCAGTTGGAGGCGTGGATCGATTCCTACGACGAGGAACTCGACCCCCTCCAGCAGTTCGTCCTCCCGGGGGGCAGCGAGACGGGCGCGAAACTGCACCACGCCCGCGCCGTCGTCCGGCGGGCCGAACGCCGCGCCGTCGCGCTCGCCGAGGACGAACCGATAAACGAGGTCGCCGTCGTCTACCTCAATCGCCTCTCGGACGCGCTGTTCGTGATCGCACGGGCGGTGAACAAACGCGAGGGCGTCCGCGAGGAGAACCCGACGTACTGACCTATCGAAGGCCGACCAGTTCGCGCGCCCGAACGTCGGCGTAGCCCGAAAACGAGAGTTTCAGCGCGGGGACGCCCGGAAACGAGAGCGTCTGGATCGCAAGCAGTGGGCGGTCGACCCCGACCCCGCGGGCCCGGAGCGCGCTCTCGACCGTGCCAGTCAGCGTCGCCGTCTCCTCGACGTCGAGGTCCGAGCAGAG
The DNA window shown above is from Halalkalicoccus jeotgali B3 and carries:
- a CDS encoding MFS transporter, which produces MRRDHTIVLAVILSTFFVGFGGGVVFPILPNLGSILGISPFLVGIILSANRFTRTVANTPAGALVDRIGTRRPFITGLFVEAVATLGYIAAMLSASPEAWFLLARVIWGIGSALVFATAYTIAADVSTGASRGTNMGVVRGGMTLGFPAGLVLGGVVSELFSIPTAFALAAAFALVAGVLASATIPETHVSGAKTAIKPWEIETTVPALTVGLVNFGLYFAYLGALFSTLVLFLAANDFSVFEYGPQATSGVLMAITVLSASVLMLGGGVVSDRLGRRVPVLLAFLAVSFVGFLLLTVAGSVGGLLLACVFIGAGQGGTSGPLIALLADLTPEDRTGRAMGTNNVLGDIGGGLGPVLSLPLVESVGFSPVYAACAVIPLLAGAILVYGVYRQTGSVSPRTTVSE
- a CDS encoding cob(I)yrinic acid a,c-diamide adenosyltransferase; this translates as MKVYTGRGDEGQTDLRTMERVSKTSPRIDAYGTVDEANALVGTARPAGYDDVDDQLRGIQNHLHVLQADFANPDPDEDDHRVREAHVEQLEAWIDSYDEELDPLQQFVLPGGSETGAKLHHARAVVRRAERRAVALAEDEPINEVAVVYLNRLSDALFVIARAVNKREGVREENPTY